Below is a window of Lacibacter sp. H407 DNA.
AACCCAAAATGATTACGGATGAAGATCTCACAGCTGCAGATTTTATTGCTTTGGCCGACAATTTATCGTATCCCATCATGGTGAACGATACATTGCTGAACCGGAAAGAAAAAGATTCCTTACAGATCAATCTTGAAACCTATAAAACCTTTTTGCCTGACACAGTCTATCAGGAACTCTATCCCAAAACAAAAAATCTCAAACTTTATCTGCTTGGTAAATCGGCCGATGGAGAAAAAGGGAATTATGTATTGGTGAAATCGGTGCTGGGCAAAGAGCGTGGCGCACAATTACTCTACTTCACTAAAAAATCGCAATACTTAGGTTCGTTGAATATTGGTGCCAAGCTGCCCAAGGGGAAACTGCCCCGCTATTGTAAGATCGATAAATCGCACAGCATCAGTTTTGTGCAGGAACGGAAAACACCAACGGGTGAATTATGGACGAATGAAACGATCTATTTCATGAACGATAGTGGCAAGTTCATCATTGCCATGACGAACAGCACCGAAGATCTCAGCGATATCATTATGGGAAATCCCATTGATACCTTAAGCCGCAAACAGAAATACACGGCAGATTATGGAACAGATAAAAAGAACCTGGTTTCGATACGTGACGGCGCAACTGAAAAAACATTTGAATTCTTTGTTCATTTCAGTAAACAGAATGGCGAATGTATTGGTGAATTGAAAGGAACCGGCGAATGGATCGGGAAGGGAAAAGGTATTTTCAGAGATGGTGCCAGCGATTGTGTGATCACATTTGATTTCACCACATCCTCCGTTCGCATAGCAGAACAAAACTGCGGATTGTATCGTGGCATCACCTGTTTCTTTGAAGGCAGTTATCCAAGGAAGAAAGAAGCGAAGAAGAAGTAGGTATTAACCGATAGTTCATAAAATACAAGTGACCACGGTCGATAGACGACAGACCACCAGAGATTGACAGTTGATTTTGCTGATTGCTCGTTGCCCATTGACTATTCAACACTCACCTTATTTAACAACATATGAGTCAAAAACAATTGATCAGTTCCGGTTCTCCTTGGGAAGATGTGGTGGGCTATTCACGTGCCGTGCGGGTAGGAAATATCGTTGAAGTGGCAGGCACCACTGCTGTTGACGGGGATGTATTGATCGGTAAAGGGGATGTTTATCTGCAAACACAATTCATCTTACAAAAAATAGGAAAGGCATTGGAGCAGGCAGGCTCGTCGCTGGAACATGTGGTACGTACACGCATGTTTATCACCGATATTTCTCTGTGGGAAGATGCAGGCAGGGCTCATGGTGAAGTGTTTGGCAACATCAAACCGGCTTCTACGATGGTAGAAGTGTCTGCTTTGATCCAGGAACACCTCTTAATTGAAATAGAAGTTACTGCTATTATACCAACCGTTTGATGTGCATAAACCCGTTTGCCAAAACAGGCTGTTTTAAATTTTTCCCGTTATATTGCGCACCCTAAGCAAACGAACAACTGTATTATGACGTTTAATCATTTCAAGGTTCCATATGCAACCGAAAATGCGTACACAAAAAAGGTCGCTTATTTCTCAATGGAATTCGCAGTTCATCAGCCTCTCAAAATTTATAGTGGCGGATTGGGCTTTCTCGCAGGCTCCCATATGCGGAGTGCGTACGAACTCAAACAGAATTTAATTGGTGTCGGTATTTTATGGAAATATGGGTACTACGATCAGGCACGTAACCAGGATCAGACCCTGCAGGTGCAATGGAACGAAAAGATCTATAATTTTTTAGAAGATACGGGCATTAAATTCCAGATCAATATTCACGAGCATCCGGTATGGGTGAAAGTGTGGTATCTAAATCCGGAAACATTCAAAAGTGCACCGATGTTTTTGTTGAGCACTGATTTGCCGGAGAACGATTATGTATCACAAACCATTTGTCATCGTTTGTACGATGCGAATGTTGCAACCAAAGTAGCTCAGTTTATTTTGCTGGGTGTAGGTGGTGCCAAGTTGATCGATGAATTAGGATTTAAACCGGATGTATATCATTTGAATGAAGCGCATGCTATTTCTGCAGCATTTTATCTCTACAATAAATTCGGTAATGCGGAAGAAGTGAAAAAGCGTTTGGTGTTTACAACACATACACCCGAAGAAGCCGGTAACGAAAAGCATGATATTTATTTGTGTGAGAAGATGAGTTATTTCTGCGGCATCCCTTTGGATGAAGTGCGTAAGCTCACGGGTATTTATGATGATCAGTTCAATCATTCATTGGCAGCGTTGCGTTTTGCACGTCATTCAAATGGTGTGAGTGCATTGCATGGTGAAGTGAGTCGCAAAATGTGGAGTCATTATGAAAACATTGCACCCATCACCCATGTAACCAATGCACAGAACTGGCGTTACTGGGCCGATAAGCAATTGTATTTTTCGATGGATGAAGGCAACGAAGAACGCTTTGATGATCGCAAACAATATTTGAAACGCCGGGCATTTGACCTTGTGGCCGATCAAACAGGAAAATTATTTGATCCCAATGTATTGACGATCGTTTGGGCACGTCGCTTTGCCGGTTACAAACGTGCAGAGTTGATCACCCGAGATCTTGATCGCTTCAATGCGTTGATGAGCAATAAAAAATATCCGGTGCAGATCATTTGGGCAGGTAAACCTTACCCGGTTGATTATCCAGCCATCAGCGATTTCAATCATCTTGTTCATTTAAGTAAGAATTATAAAAATGTTGCAGTGTGTACCGGTTATGAACTGGCACTCAGCAAGCGTTTGAAACAGGCATCCGATGTGTGGTTGAACAATCCACGTGTACCACGTGAAGCAAGTGGTACCAGTGGTATGACGGCAGCCATGAATGGTGCTGTTAACTTCAGTACGTTCGATGGTTGGATCTGTGAGTTTGCCAATCATGGTAACAACAGTTTCATTGTTCCACCAGTTGATTACAGCGCCATGCATGTGCAGGAACAGGATCAATACGATCTGGATCAGATGTATGAAATTCTGGAACGCCAGATCTTACCGTTGTACTACGATAATTTCCCGGTGTGGCGCCAGATCACACAAAATGGTATGCGTGATGTTCGTTTCCAGTTCGACAGTAACCGGATGGCACACGAATATTATGAGATGATGTACAACAAACAGTAAAACATCAATTTTTTTGATACGATCCCCCGGTAATTTTTATCGGGGGATTTTTGTTTTATATATTCCGTACCTACGGCACGGTGACCCTCTGTATTGCGGGAGCTACCGATATTGCGTCCCTACGGGACAAGATGCAGTTGTAAGTTTTGCGGTGTTGTAAAGTAGAAAACGAGCATCATTGTAATATTTTTAAGATAGCGATAAAGTTACCAACCATTATAAAATACCCGAAAAAGTAAAATGCAATTCTGCTACTGATTTAAATTTAATTAGCCCTGTCCCGTAGGGACATAATACCGGTAGAAAATCGTAAGCGTTTTGTTCAGTCCCGTAGGGACGGTACATTGATTTCGGTATTGCAAATGCAATAATTGATTTTTACATTTGAGAAAACAGTAAACCGTGGCAAATACCTACACACAAATTCATTTACAGTTTGTGTTCGCTGTGAAGTACAGATTGTCGTTAATTCAACCTTCGTGGAAAGAGGAATTGTATAAATACATGACGGGTATTGTACAGCATTACGAACACAAATTGTTGATCGTGAATGGCATGCCCGATCATGTGCATTTGTTGATTGGTGTGAGACCTTCACAATCGGTATCAGAATTAATGAAACAGGTTAAAGGTGATTCTTCAAAATGGATCAATGATCGTGGTTTTGTCAACGGAAAATTTCAATGGCAGGAGGGATACGGTGCATTCTCTTATGCAAAGTCTGATCTGCCGAATGTTATCAACTACATTCAACAACAGGAAGAACATCATCGAACCACTACATTCATGCAAGAGTATAAAGAATTACTTGATGCGTTTGAGGTAGTGTACGACGACAAGTATATTTTTCAAGCGCTGATCTAACATGTAATGATATCTGTAATAATTGATAATGAAATCGTTTTTCATTTGCACTCGGCTAACTGCATTTTTTGATCTTCCAAAATCAATGAACTTTTTGCTGGATCATTTCCTACATTCATTGTATGAACGAATACATCAAATCGGTAGAGCTACGTTGGGGCGATCTGGATTCCAATCAACATGTAACCCATTCAAAATATTATGAGTTGGGGGCCCATACCCGTATGAGTTATTTTATGGAACATGGATTTACACTTGATAAAATGACTGCCTTGAACATTGGTCCGATCCTGTTTCGGGAAGAATGTATTTTTCGCCGTGAATTAAATGTCGGCGAAGTAGTGCAAATAAATTTGAAACTCTCAAAAGCCCGTAAAGACGGATCACGCTGGAGCGCTTTGCATGAAATTATAAAAGCAGATGGTACAATTGCTGCTGTCATCAATGCCGACCTTGCCTGGATCGATTTGACCGAACGAAAACTTACAATACCTGCTCTTGCAGCAGCATTGATTGCCGATATGCCCCGTATTGAAGGATTCAACTGGCAGGACTGATCTCCCGTTCACTTTTCTTTTTCTACAATTCACGCCCGGGTTTTGCCGGTTGGCTCCGTTTTCACATCTGTTGATGCAACGGCTTGTTGTATTCTCATTATTCATCATCAAACTTATATTATGAGACGTACACAAGTATTCATGCTTAAGGGCATTAAAGCGGTAATGGCTTTTGCTGTTCTTTCGCTGGTAATGATCGCCTGTCAAAAAGAAAACAGTTTATCGAATGAATTGAACGAAGAACAGTCGTTGCTTCGAAACGCACAAGAGATTCAGGAAAGCACTGCAGCAAACATTCAACGCCAGGGCAACAGCACCGGTTTCACTGCTGCTGATGCAACAATTGGTGGTCGTAAGGCTACGCAAAACATTGCTGAAATTGCAATCGGTAATCCCAACTTCAGTGCATTGGTAGCTGCTGTTGTAAAAACAGGATTGGTTGGTGCAGTAAGTGATGCTTCTGCTTCATTAACTGTATTTGCACCAACAGATGCTGCTTTTGCTCAACTGGCTGCCCCATTTAATACGGCAGAAAATATTGCAGCCATCAACGATGTTACACAAATTGATTTTCTACGCAATGTATTATTGTATCATGTCGTAGGGCAGGAAATATTATCGCCTAAAGTCCCTGTTGGACGTACAGCACTTCCAACGTTAAAGCCGCAAGTAAACGGAAACGATAATACGATCTATGTTTCAAAAGCATTCAACGTCATTAAGGTGAATGGACAAACAGAAGTGATCATGGCAAATGTGGATGCCACCAATGGTGTAATTCATGTGATCAATGATGTGTTGCTTCCACCAACTGCTACAATTGCAGCAGTTGCCACTGCTCCGAATGCTCCCTTTACATCATTAGTTGCTGCATTGGTAAAAACTGATCTGGTAGGTGTGTTTGCAGGCGAAGGTAACTTCACAGTGTTTGCACCAACAGATGATGCATTTGCAAAATTGCCTGCACCATTTAATAATGCTGCAAACATCGGCGCTATTACAGATGCAGCGCAAATCACGGCCCTTTCAAATATTCTCCGTTATCATGTATTGGGTGAGCGTTATTTCGGATGGGATTTTGGTGTGTTGAATAAACAAACCACATTGGCTGATGCACCGAAAAATCAAGTGCGTACAATCATCGGAATGCCGGTTGGTTTTGTGAAAGGAAATGCCAATGCGAAATATTCAAAAGTTGAACCCGGTGATATTCTTTGCACCAATGGTGTAATCCACGTTATTGGTGACGTGTTACTGCCATAAACGTTGTTGTAAGGTTTTGATTTTGGTGAAAAATCCCCGTTGTATAACGGGGATTTTTTTTAATCGTTGTATTCGCTCAGCTCCAGCCAGCGGAATTCTTTTTCATCCAATAAATTGGTTACTTCACCAATGCGGTTGGAAAGTTGTTGTAATTCATCAAACGGAATATTGCCGTTGTTGAGTTTGGCTGTAATCGTTTCTTTTTCAGCAGTGAGTGCTTCAATTTCTTTTTGCAATAATTCAAACTCACGTTTTTCTTTAAAGCTGAAACGTTTTTTTTCTACAGTAGGTCCCTCGACTCCCGACCCATTCGGGACAGCAGCACTTGGTAATTCCTGCACCGTACTTCGATCTGTATTTACTCCCGACTCCCGACTATCGGCTCCCAACTTCTCTTGTTCCTTTTGCCATATACGTAGCTGTGCATAATTGCCTGGGAAATCCCTGATCTCTCCATCACCTTCAAATACAAATAAATGATCCACCAAACGATCCATGAAATAACGATCATGACTTACGATCAATAAACAACCGGGGAAATCGCTTAAGAAATTTTCCAATACAGCAAGTGTTGGAAGATCAAGGTCGTTCGTAGGTTCATCCAGTACCAGAAAGTTGGGATTGCGGAAGAGAATTGATAACAAATGCAATCTTCTTTTTTCACCACCACTTAATTTGGAGATATAAGTGTATTGCTTATCCGGATCAAACAAAAACAATTGCAGGAACTGTGCAGCACTCAACGAACCACCACTTGCCAATGGAAAATTCTCTGCAATATTTTTTACATATTCAATTACACGCAGGTCTTCTTTTATTTCCAAACCTTTCTGCGAATAATTTCCAAAGATGATGGTATCACCAATATTGATCTTTCCACTATCCGGTTGCTGAATGCCTTGTATAATATCAATAAAGGTGGATTTGCCTGCACCATTCTGCCCAACCACACCTACACGTTCACCTTTTTTGAATGTGTAATCAAATCCTTTCAATATTTGTTTCTCACCAAAACTCTTGTACACTTTTTTCATCTCCACCACTTTGCCACCAAGTCTGTTCATCTTCATACTCAGTTGCACCTGTTGATCTTCAATGCGGAGTTTTGCTTTGGCTTCTACTTCGTAAAAATTATCCTGTCGTGATTTGCTTTTTGTTGTTCGTGCTTTTGGTTGCTTGCGCATCCATTCCAATTCTTTGCGATACGTATTTTTTGCTTTGTCGATACTTGCCAGTTCGCTTTCAATACGTGCCGCTTTCTTTTCCAGATAATTCTGATAGTCGCCTTTGTATTCAGTTAAATTACTTCCATCGAGTTCCCATATTTCATTACACACCGTATCCAGGAAGTAACGATCATGCGTTACAAGTAAGAGTGTGATTTTTTCTTTACTGAGATAATGCTCTAACCATTCCACCATTTCAACATCGAGGTGGTTGGTGGGTTCATCCATGATCAGTAAAATATGTTTATGATCAAATCCAATGTCGATCAATGTTCGGGCAAGTGCCACCCGTTTGCGTTGACCACCGGATAATGTGCCAACGGCCTGTTGCAGTTGATGGATGTTGAGCTTGCCAAGGATCTGTTTCACTTTTGTATCAAAATCCCATGCACCCAGTTCATCCATTTTGATGATGGCCGCATTCAACTTCTCCATGTCGTGATCTTCACTAATGGCTTCGTATTCTTTGATGGCGTTGATAACTGGATGATTGTGTTGAAAGATATTATCCAAAATGGTTTTGCTTTCATCAAAATGTGGTTCCTGTTCAAACAATGCAATGTCAACATCTTTATTGATCCAGCATTTACCATCATCGGCAGTTTCTTTGCCAGCCAATATTTTTAACAGGGTCGATTTGCCTGAACCATTCCTGGCCACCAGTGCAATTTTATCGCCTTCTTCAATGTGAAATGAAATATTCGAAAATAGGGGCGTAATGCCATAACTCTTCGTCAAACCTTCAGCAGAAACATAATGCATGGCGCAAAGATAATCTTAACGGGAGAATGGGAAGTGGAAAGTGGGGAGTGGGAAGTATGAGGTACGAAGCACGAAATAGAAAGTTTGAAGAAAGAGGCAAATTTCAGTAATAAACAACAATTGCTCCCCATTTGGGAAGCAATTGCTGAAGAATGAAAAAGGATACGATTATTTTTTAGGCATAACCACTGCATCCAACACATGCACAACACCGTTACCAGCTACGAGATCAGCAGCAGTTACGTTTGCACCATCAATCATCACTTTACCGTCTTTGATCGACACAGTTAATTCTGCACCGTTTACAGTTTTTAACTTCTGACCATCTGTAAGATCAGCAGCTTTCAACGAACCAGCTACTACGTGGTAGGTTAAAATACCGGTAAGATCAGCTTTGCTTTCCGGCTTCAACAATGTTTCTACAGTTCCTGCAGGTAAAGCAGCAAATGCAGCATTTGTTGGTGCAAATACAGTGAAAGGACCAGCACCGCTTAATGTTTCTACTAAACCTGCAGTTGTTACAGCAGTTACTAATGTAGAATGATCAGCAGAACCTACAGCAATGTCAACTACAGTTGCAGGAGCAGCCGGTGCAGGAGGAGCAGCAGCTTCAGTTGCAGCACTGTCAGTTGTTGTTTCTGCAGTTGATTCGCCACCACCGCATGAAGTCATTACTACTGCAATCGCTGCAGTTGTCATTAAAGAGAAAAATGTCTTCTTCATAAAAATGTTTGTTTCGCAATAGAACATGCATTTCAAACAATGGTTCAACCATTCATCATAATAATTTTTTATGTGAAGGCAACGGTGGAGTTAGGTGGTTGATCGTTCAACAAAACTTATTTACCCATAAAATATATGAGTAAACAAAGTAAAATAGTTAAGAGGAAAATGAACAATCCATTAAATCTGCTCCAATTCTCAGCTTTTTGTTTCTGTTGGAGCACTTGATCAATTTGTTGCAGGAGCGATGGTTGCTGCTTTGCCAATTTGCGTAGTTGCTTACAAACCTCGTAGGTGTCGTTGTAGGGAAATGGCCTGGTGCTGTTTAACAATGCTTGTATGATCGAACGATGCACTTCCGTTTCTTTTTGTGCGATCAATTGTTCAATTACATCATCGTTGATGAGTTCGTTAATGCGTGCTGCCATGCCTGCATAATTCATACGGTAGGCATCCATGGCCGCCACCTGTTTGTTCAGCTCCAGACTTTTTTTGAGAATCCCCGGTGCAGTGATCAGTTCCTCACCAATTTTTTGTCCACCGGCTTTTTTTAACCAGCGTTCCTGCAGGTACAATTCTTTTCTGCCGGGATTCATTAATACTTCATACGCTTCTTTGATCTCGTTAAATCGTGATATGGCATACGGATCATCGTTGTTTTTATCGGGGTGATAGATCATCACCAGCTTGCGGTAAGCCTGTTTGATTTCCGGAACCGTAGCGGTAGGAGGTACTTCCAGTATGGCGTAATAATCTTTCAGAGCCGCAAAACTAAGCTGCCAGACGAAAAGAAATACAGCATGTGTAAAATTGTTATTTTTAACGCCGAATGAAGCATTGCTGTCTGTTCCTGTTATTATTTATTCCGGCCTGTCTTTTTTCCGGCGATTCAACGGCTGTTGTTGTTGCAAAGCAAAAAAAGCTAAAAGGATACCGTAACCTGTTTTACAAACTGGTTGCATTGCATCCTCGTTTGAATTCTCCACTCGAAAGAGAATTGCTGCAACACTACCTGTTAGGCACTGGCGAAACCTATACCGTTTCTGAAACAGATTTTCAGCGTTTGCAAAAAGCTGTCCCTTTATACATCAATAATACTGAATGTAAACCTGCAGATGCAAATCAACAGGGCTATTGTGTGAAGTATGTGGATCTGCACGATGATGATTATTTTGGATGGGGTGTAGGTAACCTCACTGTTATTTATAAAGCAAATGAAAACGATTTTGTTTCGTTTGTTGATTTCTACGACTTTGATAAAAAGAAAAAAGGAAAACGGAAATGGAAGAATGAATTTATTACCCGTGTATTTCGTTTGCTGGCTCCGGCTTCTGCACGTTCATTTTTGGTGACGTATAATGCAGATGCTTATTATGTACAACCTTAGCTGATGCGTTTGCTCTTGGGAATTTCAAGTATCAGATCTTTACCGTAACAGGAAGCAGGTGTTTGATACCCTGTTTTCAAGTCGCCTTTCATTATTTTTTGTGTGATGAGTAAACAGCCCCATGCTGTTACGCTGTATCCATCTGCACATTCGAGTACACTTGTTTTTGTTTCGCCTTTTGCATTCCACACTTTACCCCACACGGTTGTTTTTGCAGTTGCCCGTTGTTCATCGGTTGGTCCGGCTGGCCGGCTGTTGATCTTTTGCTGGATCCAGCTACGCACAAATTGTTTACGCAGTATCCAGTTGAACAGAAATTGAAATTTTAGGAAACGATACACCGTAGGTTTCATGCCGGTGTACACTTCAATATTTTCAATACCAGTTGTATGATAGGCTGTTGAAATATCACCCCACGGAATGGTCATCGTAAACAATTTCTTTCCATTG
It encodes the following:
- a CDS encoding RidA family protein: MSQKQLISSGSPWEDVVGYSRAVRVGNIVEVAGTTAVDGDVLIGKGDVYLQTQFILQKIGKALEQAGSSLEHVVRTRMFITDISLWEDAGRAHGEVFGNIKPASTMVEVSALIQEHLLIEIEVTAIIPTV
- the glgP gene encoding alpha-glucan family phosphorylase, translated to MTFNHFKVPYATENAYTKKVAYFSMEFAVHQPLKIYSGGLGFLAGSHMRSAYELKQNLIGVGILWKYGYYDQARNQDQTLQVQWNEKIYNFLEDTGIKFQINIHEHPVWVKVWYLNPETFKSAPMFLLSTDLPENDYVSQTICHRLYDANVATKVAQFILLGVGGAKLIDELGFKPDVYHLNEAHAISAAFYLYNKFGNAEEVKKRLVFTTHTPEEAGNEKHDIYLCEKMSYFCGIPLDEVRKLTGIYDDQFNHSLAALRFARHSNGVSALHGEVSRKMWSHYENIAPITHVTNAQNWRYWADKQLYFSMDEGNEERFDDRKQYLKRRAFDLVADQTGKLFDPNVLTIVWARRFAGYKRAELITRDLDRFNALMSNKKYPVQIIWAGKPYPVDYPAISDFNHLVHLSKNYKNVAVCTGYELALSKRLKQASDVWLNNPRVPREASGTSGMTAAMNGAVNFSTFDGWICEFANHGNNSFIVPPVDYSAMHVQEQDQYDLDQMYEILERQILPLYYDNFPVWRQITQNGMRDVRFQFDSNRMAHEYYEMMYNKQ
- the tnpA gene encoding IS200/IS605 family transposase, whose product is MANTYTQIHLQFVFAVKYRLSLIQPSWKEELYKYMTGIVQHYEHKLLIVNGMPDHVHLLIGVRPSQSVSELMKQVKGDSSKWINDRGFVNGKFQWQEGYGAFSYAKSDLPNVINYIQQQEEHHRTTTFMQEYKELLDAFEVVYDDKYIFQALI
- a CDS encoding acyl-CoA thioesterase, with amino-acid sequence MNEYIKSVELRWGDLDSNQHVTHSKYYELGAHTRMSYFMEHGFTLDKMTALNIGPILFREECIFRRELNVGEVVQINLKLSKARKDGSRWSALHEIIKADGTIAAVINADLAWIDLTERKLTIPALAAALIADMPRIEGFNWQD
- a CDS encoding fasciclin domain-containing protein; translation: MRRTQVFMLKGIKAVMAFAVLSLVMIACQKENSLSNELNEEQSLLRNAQEIQESTAANIQRQGNSTGFTAADATIGGRKATQNIAEIAIGNPNFSALVAAVVKTGLVGAVSDASASLTVFAPTDAAFAQLAAPFNTAENIAAINDVTQIDFLRNVLLYHVVGQEILSPKVPVGRTALPTLKPQVNGNDNTIYVSKAFNVIKVNGQTEVIMANVDATNGVIHVINDVLLPPTATIAAVATAPNAPFTSLVAALVKTDLVGVFAGEGNFTVFAPTDDAFAKLPAPFNNAANIGAITDAAQITALSNILRYHVLGERYFGWDFGVLNKQTTLADAPKNQVRTIIGMPVGFVKGNANAKYSKVEPGDILCTNGVIHVIGDVLLP
- a CDS encoding ABC-F family ATP-binding cassette domain-containing protein, with amino-acid sequence MHYVSAEGLTKSYGITPLFSNISFHIEEGDKIALVARNGSGKSTLLKILAGKETADDGKCWINKDVDIALFEQEPHFDESKTILDNIFQHNHPVINAIKEYEAISEDHDMEKLNAAIIKMDELGAWDFDTKVKQILGKLNIHQLQQAVGTLSGGQRKRVALARTLIDIGFDHKHILLIMDEPTNHLDVEMVEWLEHYLSKEKITLLLVTHDRYFLDTVCNEIWELDGSNLTEYKGDYQNYLEKKAARIESELASIDKAKNTYRKELEWMRKQPKARTTKSKSRQDNFYEVEAKAKLRIEDQQVQLSMKMNRLGGKVVEMKKVYKSFGEKQILKGFDYTFKKGERVGVVGQNGAGKSTFIDIIQGIQQPDSGKINIGDTIIFGNYSQKGLEIKEDLRVIEYVKNIAENFPLASGGSLSAAQFLQLFLFDPDKQYTYISKLSGGEKRRLHLLSILFRNPNFLVLDEPTNDLDLPTLAVLENFLSDFPGCLLIVSHDRYFMDRLVDHLFVFEGDGEIRDFPGNYAQLRIWQKEQEKLGADSRESGVNTDRSTVQELPSAAVPNGSGVEGPTVEKKRFSFKEKREFELLQKEIEALTAEKETITAKLNNGNIPFDELQQLSNRIGEVTNLLDEKEFRWLELSEYND
- a CDS encoding fasciclin domain-containing protein, which gives rise to MKKTFFSLMTTAAIAVVMTSCGGGESTAETTTDSAATEAAAPPAPAAPATVVDIAVGSADHSTLVTAVTTAGLVETLSGAGPFTVFAPTNAAFAALPAGTVETLLKPESKADLTGILTYHVVAGSLKAADLTDGQKLKTVNGAELTVSIKDGKVMIDGANVTAADLVAGNGVVHVLDAVVMPKK
- a CDS encoding J domain-containing protein — encoded protein: MITGTDSNASFGVKNNNFTHAVFLFVWQLSFAALKDYYAILEVPPTATVPEIKQAYRKLVMIYHPDKNNDDPYAISRFNEIKEAYEVLMNPGRKELYLQERWLKKAGGQKIGEELITAPGILKKSLELNKQVAAMDAYRMNYAGMAARINELINDDVIEQLIAQKETEVHRSIIQALLNSTRPFPYNDTYEVCKQLRKLAKQQPSLLQQIDQVLQQKQKAENWSRFNGLFIFLLTILLCLLIYFMGK